One window of the Candidatus Microbacterium colombiense genome contains the following:
- the lpdA gene encoding dihydrolipoyl dehydrogenase, with protein sequence MPHYDVVILGAGPGGYVAAVRSAQLGLSTAIIEEKYWGGVCLNVGCIPSKALLKNAELAHTLNHKADFFGISGEFTIDFGKAFDRSREVAEGRVKGIHFLMKKNKVTEYNGRGTFTGPKAISVAKADGSTEEVTFDNVIIATGSKVRLLPGVTLSDNVVTYEEQIMTRELPESIVIVGAGAIGMEFAYVLTNYGVKVTIIEFLDRALPNEDADVSKEITKQYKNYGVDILTSTKVETIVDNGSSVTVTYTGKDGQQSSIETGKVLMSVGFAPNIEGFGLDKTGVKLTERGAIDIDDHMRTNVEGIYAIGDVTAKLQLAHVAEAQGVVAAETIGGAETQTLGDYRMMPRATFCSPQVASFGLTEQQAKDEGRDIKVVSFPFMANGKAHGLGEPVGFVKLIADAEHLELIGAHMIGPDVSELLPELTLAQKWDLTALELARNVHTHPTLSEALQEGFHGLAGHMINF encoded by the coding sequence ATGCCTCATTACGACGTCGTCATCCTCGGTGCAGGTCCTGGTGGATACGTCGCTGCGGTTCGCAGCGCGCAGCTCGGCCTGTCCACCGCCATCATCGAGGAGAAGTACTGGGGTGGTGTCTGCCTCAACGTGGGCTGCATCCCCTCCAAGGCTCTCCTGAAGAACGCGGAGCTCGCGCACACGCTCAACCACAAGGCCGACTTCTTCGGCATCTCGGGTGAGTTCACGATCGACTTCGGCAAGGCGTTCGACCGCAGCCGCGAGGTCGCGGAAGGCCGCGTCAAGGGCATCCACTTCCTGATGAAGAAGAACAAGGTGACCGAGTACAACGGTCGCGGTACGTTCACCGGCCCGAAGGCGATCTCGGTCGCCAAGGCGGACGGTTCGACGGAGGAGGTCACGTTCGACAACGTGATCATCGCCACGGGCTCCAAGGTGCGTCTGCTGCCGGGTGTCACCCTGAGCGACAACGTCGTGACCTACGAAGAGCAGATCATGACGCGTGAACTGCCCGAGTCGATCGTCATCGTCGGCGCCGGAGCGATCGGCATGGAGTTCGCCTACGTTCTGACGAACTACGGCGTCAAGGTCACCATCATCGAGTTCCTCGACCGCGCACTCCCCAACGAGGATGCCGACGTGTCGAAGGAGATCACGAAGCAGTACAAGAACTACGGCGTCGACATCCTCACCTCCACCAAGGTCGAGACGATCGTCGACAACGGCTCGTCCGTCACCGTCACCTACACCGGCAAGGACGGGCAGCAGTCGTCGATCGAGACCGGCAAGGTTCTCATGTCGGTCGGATTCGCCCCGAACATCGAGGGCTTCGGTCTCGACAAGACCGGCGTGAAGCTGACCGAGCGCGGCGCGATCGACATCGACGACCACATGCGCACCAACGTCGAGGGCATCTACGCCATCGGCGACGTGACCGCCAAGCTGCAGCTCGCCCACGTCGCCGAGGCCCAGGGCGTCGTCGCCGCCGAGACCATCGGCGGCGCGGAGACGCAGACGCTGGGCGACTACCGCATGATGCCGCGGGCGACATTCTGCTCGCCGCAGGTCGCCTCGTTCGGTCTCACCGAGCAGCAGGCGAAGGACGAGGGGCGCGACATCAAGGTCGTCAGCTTCCCGTTCATGGCCAACGGCAAGGCGCACGGGCTCGGCGAGCCCGTCGGCTTCGTCAAGCTGATCGCCGACGCCGAGCACCTCGAGCTCATCGGCGCCCACATGATCGGCCCGGATGTCTCGGAGCTCCTGCCCGAGCTGACGCTGGCCCAGAAGTGGGATCTCACGGCACTCGAGCTGGCTCGCAACGTGCACACGCACCCGACGCTGTCGGAGGCTCTCCAGGAGGGCTTCCACGGACTCGCGGGACACATGATCAACTTCTGA
- a CDS encoding MerR family transcriptional regulator: MNADELAGDSRFVPELLFTDGLPAMDDEVGYRGAVAARAAGITYRQLDYWARTELVEPTVRGASGSGSQRLYGFRDILVLKLVKSLLDTGISLQQIRTAVEELRRAGISDLAGTTLMSDGASVYLCTSNDEVIDLVSRGQGVFGIAVGKVLREVESTLVQFDATAPDPVDELSARRSQRSA, encoded by the coding sequence ATGAATGCGGATGAGCTCGCAGGAGACTCGCGCTTCGTGCCCGAACTCCTCTTCACCGACGGTCTTCCGGCCATGGACGACGAGGTCGGCTACCGCGGTGCGGTCGCCGCTCGCGCGGCCGGCATCACCTACCGCCAGCTCGACTACTGGGCGCGTACCGAGCTCGTCGAGCCCACGGTGCGCGGCGCCAGCGGCTCCGGTTCGCAGCGACTCTACGGATTCCGCGACATCCTGGTGCTGAAGCTCGTCAAGAGCCTGCTCGACACCGGAATCTCGCTGCAGCAGATCCGCACCGCCGTCGAGGAGCTGCGCCGCGCCGGCATCAGCGATCTCGCGGGCACGACGCTCATGAGCGATGGTGCCTCGGTCTACCTCTGCACGTCGAACGACGAGGTCATCGACCTGGTCAGCCGCGGACAGGGCGTCTTCGGCATCGCCGTGGGCAAGGTGTTGCGCGAAGTCGAATCCACGCTCGTGCAGTTCGACGCGACCGCACCCGACCCCGTCGACGAGCTCAGTGCCCGTCGCTCCCAGCGCTCCGCCTGA
- a CDS encoding MerR family transcriptional regulator, translating into MAASPARERSASAGLLSIGQVLARLTPEFPDLTSSKLRFLEVQGIVTPSRTESGYRKFSSTDIERLRLGLTLQRDHYLPLSVIREQLDEVDARGEGASLTPPPSIAPAPRRYRRDELLAAAGAGPQLLNDAISTGVITAQENYAESVVSLLRGLVALDRHGIEPRHLRSLRQGAEREVALIESAMSALLRRTDATSRAKASELAPELASKIDEVRSLFVKDALSRILS; encoded by the coding sequence ATGGCGGCTTCTCCCGCCCGCGAACGCTCAGCGTCCGCGGGCCTGTTGAGTATCGGCCAGGTCCTGGCCAGGCTCACGCCGGAGTTCCCCGACCTGACATCCAGCAAGCTCCGTTTCCTCGAGGTGCAGGGCATCGTGACCCCATCTCGAACGGAGTCGGGGTATCGCAAGTTCTCCTCCACCGACATCGAGCGCCTTCGGCTCGGACTCACACTGCAGCGTGACCACTACCTCCCGCTCAGCGTGATCCGGGAGCAGCTCGATGAGGTCGATGCGCGGGGCGAGGGTGCATCCCTCACACCGCCGCCCTCGATTGCACCCGCGCCGCGCCGGTATCGCCGCGACGAACTCCTCGCCGCGGCCGGGGCGGGTCCGCAGCTGCTCAACGACGCGATCAGCACCGGTGTGATCACGGCGCAGGAGAACTACGCCGAATCGGTGGTGTCCCTGCTCCGCGGCCTCGTGGCATTGGATCGCCACGGCATCGAACCCCGCCACCTGCGTTCACTGCGCCAGGGCGCCGAGCGCGAGGTCGCGCTGATCGAGTCGGCGATGTCGGCGCTGCTCCGTCGCACCGACGCCACTTCGCGCGCCAAGGCGAGCGAGCTGGCTCCGGAACTGGCATCGAAGATCGACGAAGTGCGCTCGCTCTTCGTCAAGGATGCGCTGTCCCGCATCCTTTCGTAA
- a CDS encoding copper resistance protein CopC, whose protein sequence is MQTSALRSPAVPFALAVTLLTAFLVLFAPLSASAHDALVSSSPESGGTVDTLPAELTLTFSAKLISGEGATEVVVTDPDGNSVIDGPAVVDGAIVTQPLTSGGGAGEYHVIWKVVSSDGHPTSDEYFFTVATGTEATPTPTASAPSTAAPSQNETATPEATSTPAPTATSSASAWLWALSIGGIAVIAALMVWYSVRARKNGTTTDSDPSSER, encoded by the coding sequence GTGCAGACCTCCGCCCTTCGTTCCCCCGCCGTCCCCTTCGCGCTCGCCGTGACGCTGCTGACCGCGTTCCTCGTGCTGTTCGCGCCGCTCTCCGCGTCGGCGCACGATGCTCTCGTGTCGTCTTCGCCCGAGTCCGGCGGCACCGTCGACACGCTCCCGGCCGAGCTGACGCTGACGTTCAGCGCCAAGCTGATCAGCGGGGAGGGTGCCACCGAAGTCGTCGTCACGGACCCCGACGGCAACTCGGTCATCGACGGACCCGCCGTCGTAGACGGAGCGATCGTCACGCAACCGCTCACCAGCGGTGGCGGCGCCGGCGAATACCACGTGATCTGGAAGGTCGTGTCGAGCGACGGTCACCCGACGTCCGACGAGTACTTCTTCACGGTCGCCACCGGCACCGAGGCGACGCCGACGCCGACGGCATCCGCCCCGTCGACCGCCGCTCCCTCGCAGAACGAGACGGCGACGCCGGAAGCGACATCCACTCCCGCTCCCACCGCGACCTCGAGTGCATCCGCGTGGCTCTGGGCGTTGTCGATCGGCGGGATCGCGGTCATCGCGGCGCTGATGGTCTGGTACTCCGTTCGCGCTCGGAAGAACGGCACCACGACCGATTCCGACCCCTCCTCGGAGCGATAG
- a CDS encoding ParA family protein has protein sequence MHVLSVSSLKGGVGKTTVTLGLASAAFARGVRTLVVDLDPQSDVSTGMDIQVAGRLNIADVLANPKEKVVRQAITSSGWAKVHPGTIDVLIGSPSAINFDGPHPSVRDVWKLEEALAAVEADYDLVLIDCAPSLNALTRTAWAASDRVMVVTEPGLFSVAAADRALRAIEEIRRGLSPRLQPLGIVVNRVRPQSIEHQFRIKELRDMFGPLVLSPQLPERTSLQQAQGAAKPLHIWPGDSAQELAADFDQLLDRIIRTGRIAVADNGAQS, from the coding sequence GTGCACGTACTCAGCGTCAGCTCTCTCAAGGGGGGCGTCGGCAAGACGACCGTGACTCTCGGCTTGGCCTCAGCGGCCTTCGCCCGGGGTGTGCGGACTCTCGTCGTCGACCTCGACCCGCAGTCCGACGTCTCCACCGGGATGGATATCCAGGTGGCCGGTCGACTCAACATCGCCGATGTCCTGGCGAACCCGAAGGAGAAGGTCGTCCGTCAGGCGATCACCTCCAGCGGATGGGCCAAGGTCCACCCGGGCACGATCGATGTGCTCATCGGCAGCCCGTCGGCGATCAACTTCGACGGCCCGCACCCGAGCGTGCGTGACGTCTGGAAGCTCGAAGAGGCACTCGCAGCCGTCGAGGCGGACTACGACCTGGTGCTGATCGACTGCGCACCGTCGTTGAACGCGCTCACCCGCACAGCCTGGGCAGCGAGCGACCGCGTGATGGTCGTCACCGAGCCCGGCCTCTTCTCCGTCGCGGCAGCCGACCGCGCGCTGCGCGCGATCGAGGAGATCCGCCGAGGCCTCTCCCCCCGCCTCCAGCCGCTCGGCATCGTGGTCAATCGCGTGCGCCCCCAGTCGATCGAGCACCAGTTCCGCATCAAGGAACTCCGCGACATGTTCGGCCCACTCGTGCTGTCGCCTCAACTTCCCGAGCGCACCTCGTTGCAGCAGGCCCAGGGCGCGGCCAAGCCGCTGCACATCTGGCCCGGCGACTCCGCGCAGGAACTCGCGGCCGACTTCGACCAGCTTCTGGACCGGATCATCCGCACCGGACGCATCGCCGTCGCAGACAACGGCGCCCAGAGCTGA
- a CDS encoding pyruvate carboxylase: protein MFQKILVANRGEIAIRAFRAAYEVGARTVAVFPHEDRGSVHRLKADEAYEIGERGHPVRAYLSVDEIIRVAIESGADAIYPGYGFLSENPELAAQAAANGIVFIGPPSAVLEMAGNKVEAKRHAIEAGVPVLRSTEASDDVEHLLAQAADIGFPLFAKAVAGGGGRGMRRVATADELAPALAEAMREASSAFGDARMFLEQAVVRPRHIEVQILADKTGETVHLFERDCSVQRRHQKVVEIAPAPNLDDSIRTALHGYAVAFARSIGYENAGTVEFLLETAGERAGEVVFIEMNPRIQVEHTVTEEVTDVDLVQSQMRIAAGESLAELGLQQENLHVRGAALQCRITTEDPTQGFRPDTGKITTYRSPGGAGIRLDGGTVHQGAQISPHFDSMLAKLTCRGRDFPAAVARARRALAEFRIRGVSTNIPFLQALLDDDAFIAGDVSTSFIDERPELLRGRVSKDRGTKILNWLVDVTVNKPHGAHPGVVDPRTKLPATDLTAPTVPGSRQRLQELGPEGFARSLREQTALAITDTTFRDAHQSLLATRVRTKDLAAAAPHIAQLTPGLLSVEAWGGATYDVALRFLGEDPWERLDKLRAALPNIAIQMLLRGRNTVGYTPYPTEVTEAFVAEAAASGVDIFRIFDALNDVEQMRPAIEAVRRTGTAVAEVALCYTGDLLNPAEDLYTLDYYLGLADQIVEAGAHIIAIKDMAGLLRPAAAAKLVAALRERFDLPVHLHTHDTPGGQLATLLAASAVGVDAVDAASAPLSGTTSQPSLSALVAALAHTDRDSGIDLAAVSDLEPYWEAVRHQYAPFESGLPGPTGRVYHHEIPGGQLSNLRQQAKALGLADDFELIEDMYAAADRILGRVPKVTPSSKVVGDLALHLAAVKADPADFEAHPEKYDVPDSVVGFMAGELGDLPGGWPEPFRTKVLAGRSVRHSITALTTDDEAALAGDSAQRRARLNTLLFPAPMQEFSQMRELFGDLSVLDTSDYLYGLVQGQEHLIEIDRGVQLYVGLEAIGDADDRGMRTVMTTLNGQLRPVFVRDHSVSVDAHDVEKADTSVPGQVAAPFSGVVTLKAEVGSAIRAGEPVASIEAMKMEAAITAPIDGVIERHAIGGTQQVDAGDLLVVIRPAH, encoded by the coding sequence ATGTTCCAAAAGATCCTTGTGGCCAACCGCGGCGAGATCGCGATCCGTGCCTTCCGTGCGGCTTACGAAGTCGGGGCCAGGACAGTCGCCGTCTTCCCTCATGAAGACCGCGGTTCCGTGCATCGTCTGAAAGCGGATGAGGCGTACGAGATCGGTGAGCGAGGCCATCCGGTCCGCGCTTACCTGAGTGTCGACGAGATCATCCGCGTCGCCATCGAGTCCGGTGCGGACGCGATCTACCCCGGCTACGGATTCCTCTCCGAGAATCCCGAACTCGCGGCCCAGGCGGCCGCGAACGGCATCGTCTTCATCGGACCGCCCTCCGCGGTGCTGGAGATGGCGGGCAACAAGGTCGAGGCGAAGCGCCACGCGATCGAGGCCGGGGTTCCCGTGCTGCGGTCCACGGAAGCCTCCGATGACGTCGAGCACCTCCTCGCGCAGGCAGCGGACATCGGGTTCCCCCTCTTCGCGAAGGCCGTCGCCGGTGGTGGTGGCCGAGGGATGCGTCGTGTGGCCACGGCGGACGAGCTCGCTCCCGCCCTCGCCGAGGCGATGCGTGAGGCCTCCAGCGCGTTCGGTGATGCGCGGATGTTCCTCGAGCAGGCCGTCGTGCGCCCTCGGCACATCGAGGTCCAGATCCTCGCCGACAAGACCGGAGAGACGGTCCACCTGTTCGAACGCGACTGCTCGGTACAGCGCCGGCATCAGAAGGTCGTCGAGATCGCTCCGGCGCCGAACCTGGACGACAGCATCCGCACCGCGCTGCACGGTTATGCGGTGGCCTTCGCCCGATCGATCGGCTACGAGAACGCCGGCACCGTCGAGTTCCTGCTGGAGACCGCGGGGGAGCGGGCGGGCGAGGTGGTGTTCATCGAGATGAACCCTCGCATCCAGGTGGAGCACACCGTCACCGAAGAGGTGACCGACGTCGATCTGGTGCAGAGCCAGATGCGGATCGCCGCAGGGGAGTCTCTCGCCGAACTCGGGTTGCAGCAGGAGAACCTGCACGTCAGGGGCGCGGCGCTCCAGTGCCGCATCACCACGGAGGACCCCACGCAGGGGTTCCGCCCCGACACAGGCAAGATCACGACCTACCGCTCCCCGGGTGGGGCGGGCATCCGTCTCGACGGCGGCACCGTGCACCAGGGCGCCCAGATCAGCCCGCACTTCGACTCGATGCTCGCCAAGCTGACCTGTCGTGGGCGCGACTTCCCCGCCGCGGTGGCCCGCGCACGTCGTGCTCTCGCTGAGTTCCGCATTCGAGGCGTCTCCACCAACATCCCGTTCCTGCAGGCATTGCTCGACGACGACGCGTTCATCGCCGGTGATGTCAGCACATCGTTCATCGACGAGCGTCCCGAGCTCCTCCGGGGGCGCGTGTCGAAGGACCGCGGAACGAAGATCCTCAACTGGCTCGTCGACGTCACCGTCAACAAGCCGCACGGCGCGCATCCCGGCGTCGTCGACCCGCGCACGAAGCTTCCTGCCACCGACCTCACGGCTCCGACCGTTCCCGGGTCGCGTCAGCGGCTGCAGGAGCTCGGACCGGAAGGGTTCGCGCGGAGCCTGCGCGAGCAGACGGCCCTGGCGATCACCGACACCACGTTCCGCGATGCCCATCAGTCGCTCCTGGCGACGCGCGTGCGCACCAAGGACCTGGCGGCGGCCGCGCCTCATATCGCCCAGCTCACACCGGGCCTGCTCTCGGTCGAGGCCTGGGGCGGTGCCACATACGACGTCGCGCTGCGGTTCCTCGGGGAGGATCCATGGGAGCGGCTCGACAAGCTGCGTGCCGCGCTGCCGAACATCGCCATCCAGATGCTTCTGCGTGGGCGCAACACGGTCGGCTACACGCCGTACCCGACCGAGGTGACCGAGGCGTTCGTGGCGGAGGCCGCAGCGAGCGGTGTCGACATCTTCCGCATCTTCGACGCGCTGAACGACGTCGAGCAGATGCGCCCCGCGATCGAGGCGGTGCGCCGGACCGGCACCGCTGTCGCCGAGGTGGCGTTGTGCTACACCGGTGATCTGCTCAACCCCGCGGAAGACCTCTACACGCTCGACTACTACCTGGGTCTCGCCGATCAGATCGTCGAGGCGGGCGCGCACATCATCGCGATCAAGGACATGGCGGGACTGCTGCGTCCCGCCGCGGCCGCGAAGCTCGTCGCCGCCCTGCGCGAGCGGTTCGACCTGCCGGTGCACCTCCACACCCACGACACGCCGGGTGGACAGCTGGCCACGCTGCTCGCCGCCAGTGCCGTCGGCGTCGATGCGGTGGATGCGGCATCCGCACCGCTGTCCGGTACTACCAGCCAACCGTCGCTGTCTGCTCTCGTGGCCGCGCTGGCGCACACGGACCGCGACAGCGGGATCGATCTGGCTGCCGTCTCCGACCTCGAGCCCTACTGGGAGGCGGTGCGGCACCAGTACGCGCCGTTCGAATCCGGGCTTCCGGGACCCACAGGGCGCGTGTACCACCACGAGATCCCGGGCGGTCAGCTCTCGAACCTCCGGCAGCAGGCCAAGGCGCTCGGGCTCGCCGATGACTTCGAGCTGATCGAGGACATGTACGCCGCTGCCGACCGCATCCTCGGTCGCGTGCCGAAGGTGACCCCGTCGTCGAAGGTGGTCGGCGATCTCGCACTGCACCTGGCGGCGGTGAAGGCAGACCCGGCGGACTTCGAAGCGCATCCGGAGAAGTACGACGTGCCCGACTCGGTGGTCGGGTTCATGGCCGGAGAGCTCGGCGATCTGCCGGGCGGCTGGCCTGAGCCCTTCCGTACGAAGGTCCTCGCCGGACGATCGGTGCGTCACAGCATCACCGCGCTCACCACCGACGACGAGGCAGCGCTCGCGGGCGACAGCGCGCAACGACGGGCGCGCCTGAACACCCTGCTGTTCCCGGCGCCGATGCAGGAGTTCTCGCAGATGCGCGAGCTGTTCGGCGACCTCTCGGTGCTCGATACCAGCGACTACCTCTACGGGCTCGTGCAGGGGCAGGAACATCTGATCGAGATCGACCGGGGCGTGCAGCTCTACGTCGGTCTCGAGGCCATCGGCGATGCGGACGACCGCGGCATGCGCACGGTCATGACGACGCTGAACGGTCAGCTCCGGCCGGTCTTCGTGCGCGACCACTCGGTCTCGGTCGACGCGCACGACGTCGAGAAGGCGGACACCTCGGTTCCCGGTCAGGTGGCGGCCCCGTTCTCGGGCGTCGTCACGCTCAAGGCCGAGGTCGGCAGCGCGATCAGGGCCGGTGAGCCCGTCGCCTCCATCGAGGCGATGAAGATGGAAGCGGCCATCACGGCGCCCATCGACGGGGTCATCGAGCGGCATGCGATCGGCGGCACACAACAGGTGGATGCCGGAGATCTTTTGGTCGTGATCCGCCCGGCGCACTAA
- a CDS encoding FHA domain-containing protein produces the protein MTDSDSRPAGDSAIHRSGEQKHDVTQTFGHDSDLSFVPFGVELTDVEQSAIAALPSGSALLLVRSGALAGARYLLDTDVTTVGRHPEADIFFDDVTVSRRHAEVTRSGSSFEIIDQRSLNGTYVNGERVDRSPLVDGSEVRVGKFRLNFFAAPVDRPTANI, from the coding sequence GTGACAGACAGCGACAGCCGACCGGCCGGGGATTCGGCGATTCACCGTTCCGGTGAGCAGAAACATGATGTGACGCAGACGTTCGGACACGATTCGGACCTGTCGTTCGTGCCGTTCGGCGTGGAACTCACCGACGTGGAGCAGTCCGCGATCGCGGCTCTGCCTTCGGGCTCCGCGTTGCTGCTGGTGCGCTCCGGCGCACTCGCCGGGGCCAGGTATCTCCTGGACACAGACGTGACGACGGTGGGACGACACCCCGAGGCGGACATCTTCTTCGACGACGTGACCGTGTCGCGCCGTCACGCCGAGGTCACTCGGAGCGGATCGAGCTTCGAGATCATCGATCAGCGCTCGCTCAACGGCACCTACGTGAACGGCGAGCGCGTCGATCGCAGCCCTCTGGTGGATGGATCCGAGGTGCGCGTCGGCAAGTTCCGACTCAACTTCTTCGCGGCCCCTGTCGATCGCCCCACGGCGAACATCTGA